In the genome of Streptomyces fagopyri, the window ACGCGGCCGCGGTGAAGCCGTCCACCGCCAACAACAAGCTGGACACCCAGCTCCAGAGCCTGTCGGCGGGTGCGGACGACTTCGCCGACCGGGCCAGCCGGACCCAGGAACGCATCGACCTCAAGGCCCAGCAGGCCGCCGAGCAGCAGAAGGCGGCGGCCGCGGCGGCCCGCAAGGAGCGGCTGCGGCCCAAGTTCGTCCTGCCGGTCACCCAGAGAGGACTCAGCGCCTACTTCGGTCAGGCGGGGGTCAACTGGATGTCCGTGCACACGGGCATCGACTTCCCGGTGTCGTACGGCACGACGGTCATGGCCGCGACGGACGGCACCCTGCGGACGCAGTGGAACAGCGCGTACGGGAACATGGCGATCCTCACCGCGAAGGACGGCACGGAGACCTGGTACTGCCACCTCTCCAGCTACAAGGTGCCGTCGGGAACCGTCGTGAAGGCCGGTGACCAGATCGCGTTCTCCGGAAACTCCGGGAACTCGACCGGGCCGCACCTGCACTTCGAGGTCCGGCCCGCGGGCGGTTCGGCCATCGACCCCCTGCCGTGGCTGCGCAGCCACGGTCTGGACCCGACGTGAGCACGCCGTAGGCCGATCGCCGTAGGCCGATCGCCGTAATCCAGCCTGGGGTTTTCACGGCCGGACGGGCCCCCCGCCCGGCCCCGACGCCCTGCGGGCTAGAGCTTCTCCACCGGCGCGTACCGCAGCAGCAGCCGCTTCGGCTTGGGCTCGCCGAAGTCGACCGTGGCCTCCGCGTTCGCCCCCGTGCCCTTCACCCCGACCACCGTGCCGAGCCCGAACTGGTCGTGGGTGACCCGGTCGCCCACCGCCAGCGAGACGACCGGCTTCTCGGAGGCCCCGCGGCGCGTCGCGAAGCCGGAGGCACCGGACGCCGCGGACCGTGAGCGCGAGGACGACAGCGAGGCCGCCACACCCGAGACGGGCCCCGAGGACACCGGGGCCATGGCGCCCGTGCGCTTCCACTCCAGATGCGTGTCCGGGATCTCCTCCAGGAAGCGGGAGGGCGGGTTGTACGAGGGCTGGCCCCACGCGCTGCGCATGGACGAGCGGGTGAGGTAGAGGCGCTCACGCGCGCGCGTGATGCCGACGTACGCGAGACGCCGCTCCTCCTCCAGCTCCTTGACCTGCCCCAGCGCGCGCATGTGCGGGAAGACGCCGTCCTCCATGCCGGTGAGGAACACGACCGGGAACTCCAGGCCCTTGGCGGTGTGCAGGGTCATCAGGGTGATGACGCCGTTGCCGTCGTCCTCGTCGGGGATCTGGTCGGAGTCGGCGACGAGCGCGACCCGCTCCAGGAACCCGGAGAGCCCGCCGGCCACCGCGACCCCCTCAGCGGCATCGGTCGTCCCAGCGGCATCGGTCGCCCCAGCGGCACCGGTCGCCCCTGCGGCATCGGTCGCCCCTGCGGCATCGCCGGCCGCCCCGGTCCCGTCCTCGCCCCCGCCGGACTCCTGCTCGAACTCAAGCGCCACGGCCGCGAGTTCCTGGAGGTTCTCGATCCGGGTCTCGTCCTGTGGGTCCGTCGAGGCCTGCAGCTCGGCGAGATAGCCGGTGCGTTCGAGGACCGCCTCCAGGACCGTCGCCGGGCCCGCGCCGGACTCGACGATCGTACGGAGGTCCTCCATGAGCGCGTTGAACCGCTTCACGGCGTTCGTCGACCGCGCCGCCATGCCGTACGCCTCGTCGACGCGGCGCAGCGCCTGCGGGAAGCTGATCCGCTCCCGCTGCGAGAGGGCGTCGATCATCGCCTCGGCGCGGTCACCGATCCCGCGCTTGGGGACGTTCAGGATCCGGCGCAGCGGGACGGAGTCCTCGGGGTTGGACAGGACGCGCAGGTAGGCCAGGACGTCCCGGACCTCCTTGCGCTCGTAGAAGCGGACACCGCCGACGACCTTGTAGGGCAGGCCGACGCGGATGAAGATCTCCTCGAACACACGGGACTGGGCGTTCGTCCGGTAGAAGACCGCGACATCGCCCGCCTTCGCGTCGCCCGCGTCGGTGAGACGGTCTATCTCGTCGGCGACGAACTGTGCCTCGTCGTGCTCGGTGTCGGCGACATAGCCCGTGATGTTCGACCCGGCGCCCGCGTTGGTCCACAGGTTCTTGGGGCGGCGCGACTCGTTGCGCTCGATGACCGCGTTCGCCGCGGTGAGGATCGTCTGGGTGGAGCGGTAGTTCTGCTCCAGCAGGATGGTCGTCGCGTCCGGGTAGTCCTCCTCGAACTGGAGGATGTTGCGGATGGTCGCGCCGCGGAAGGCGTAGATCGACTGGTCGGCGTCACCCACGACGCACAGCTCGGCGGGCCCGAGGTCGCCCTCGGCCGGCGGCAGGCCCTCGGGGCGGTCGCCGCTCGCCGGTCCCACGAGCTCCCTGACCAGGGCGTACTGCGCGTGGTTCGTGTCCTGGTACTCGTCGACCAGGACGTGGCGGAAGCGGCGGCGGTAGTGCTCGGCGACGTCCGGGAAGGCGCGCAGCAGGTTGACCGTCGTCATGATCAGGTCGTCGAAGTCGAGCGCGTTGGCCTCGCGCAGCCGCGACTGGTACATCGCGTAGGCCTGCGCGAGGGTCTTCTCGAAACCGTCCGCCGCCTGGCCGGCGAAGTCCTCCTCGTCGATCAGCTCGTTCTTCAGGTTGGAGATCTTCGCGCTGAACGACTTCGGCGGAAAGCGCTTCGGGTCGAGGTCCAGGTCCCGGCAGACCAGGGCCATCAGGCGCTTGCTGTCGGCGGCGTCGTAGATCGAGAAGGAGGACGTGAAGCCGAGCCTCTTCGACTCGCGGCGCAGGATGCGTACGCACGCGCTGTGGAAGGTCATCACCCACATCGCGTGGGCGCGCGGGCCGACGAGCTGCTCGACGCGCTCCTTCATCTCGCCCGCGGCCTTGTTCGTGAAGGTGATCGCGAGGATCTGGCCGGGGTGGACATGGCGCTCGCCCAGCAGGTGCGCGATCCGGTGCGTGAGCACCCGGGTCTTGCCGGAGCCGGCGCCGGCCACGATGAGCAGCGGGGAGCCGGAGTGCACCACGGCCGCGCGCTGGTTCTCGTTGAGCCCGTCCAGCAGGGCCGCCGGGTCCACGGCGGGCCGGTGGGCGCCGTCGCGGTAGTACGCGTCGCGGTCCGGGGGCACGTCGAAGCGGCCGCCGAACAGGTCGTCCGGAAGCGGCTCCGCCACCTCGTCCTCGGGCGGCGGCGGAGGCTCTTCCTCATGGGCCCCGGAAGGCTTGAGGTCCGCCAGGAAGCTGTCATCAAAGAGGCTGCTCATCGCTCTCCGAGTCTAGGCGGCCCCACTGACAACCCGCCGCCACCCCGGAAACTGGGCCGGAATTCCCGCGGAGTCCGGACCCGAATTCCCGCTGGAGCCGGGGCAGGACGGCCACGGACGCCGGACCAGGACCGCCACGGACGCCGGGCCGGGGTGCGCACGAACGCCGCACGGGGGTCCCACAGGGTCCGGACCGGGGCTGTGGCCGGACCGGACTCGCACGAAAGCCGGGCCGGGACTCGCACGGAAACCGGGCCGGGACGCATACGGAAACCGGACCAGGACTCGTACGGACACCGCACGGGGTTCCCGGCGGCGCACAGGGTTCCCGGCAAGGACCCCCACCGTGTCCGCGCCGGTGCACAGCACCTGCCGGGGAACCGGGCCGGAGTGCCGCGAAAACCGGTCCCCGCCCACACCGAAACACCCTCACCTTCCGGCAGCGCCCCGCTACGGTCGGCCACCGATCCGCCGCTCCGGGCGTCCAGGCGGCCCAGGTCACGAAAACGTATCGGGCATATCGCACATCAAACTTCACAGACCGCTCACGCGTTGGCTAGCGTGCCCGGCAGACCGCTCGACGGCAACCGGCGAACGTCGCCGGGCCGAGCGGCCTCCGCCGAGTCCGGCGCGCCCGCGCGGCGACCGGAGCCGGGGACCCAACCGACTCTGGGGTGAATCGGTCCGACCGCCCGTGGGGCAAGGACCGTAGGGCAAACCTTCCGGAAGTACCCGCCCGAACCCGACAGCTAACCCGGTAGGCGGATGACGGAAGGAGTCGCCTCTCTTGGCGTCGCACCGCAAGTGGAGTCCTCCGGGCACACGCCGGACGGGCCTACGGACCCCCGTCCTCGCCACGGCCGCCCTGACCTCCGTGGCCCTGCTCTCCCAGACGGCGAACGCCGCGCCCCCGGCCGAGCCCCGACCGAGCCTCGAAGAGGTCGAGAAGAAGGTCGACGACCTCTACCACCAGGCCGAGACCGCCACCGAGAAGTACAACGCGACCAGGGAGAAGACCGCCAAGCAGCGCGAGCGCGTCGGCTCCCTCCTCGACGACGTGGCCCGGCGCACCGAGAAACTCAACACCGCGCGCGAGGAGCTCGGTTCGTTCGCCGCGGCCCAGTACCGCACCGGGGCGTCCGCACCCGGCAGCGCGAGCCTGCTGCTGGCCGACACCCCGCAGGACTACTTCGACCAGACCCAGTTGATGAACCGTCTGACCACCCGCCAGAAGGCGGCCGTCGACGACTACGTCACCGAGCAGGCCTCGACCTCGAAGAAACGCGAGGAGGCCTCCCGGAGCCTGCGGACGCTCACCACCTCGCAGGACGCGCTCAAGACCTCCAAGGCCGACGTCCAGGGCAAGCTCGCCGCGGCGCGCGACCTGCTGTCGAAGCTGACCGCCGACGAGAAGGCACGGCTCGCCGCGATCGCGAAGAAGAAGCGGGAGGAGGCCGACCGCGAGGCGGCCCGACTCGCGGCCGAGCGGGCCGCGTCGGAGAAGAAGGCCCGGGACACGGCCCCACCGCCGGGCACGTCGTCCGGGACCACGGGGACGTCCGGGACCACGGCCACCGACTCCTCGTACACCGCCAAGGCCGGCAAGGCCATCGCCTTCGCGCGTGCCCAGGTCGGCAAGCCGTACGTGTGGGGCGCGACCGGACCCGGCTCGTACGACTGCTCCGGTCTCACCCAGGCCGTGTGGAAGGCCGCCGGCGTCACCCTCCCGCGTACCACCTACGACCAGGTGAACGCGGGCACCACGGTCCCCCTCTCCGCCATCGAGCCCGGAGACCTCGTCTTCTTCTACGGCGACATCAGCCACGTGGGCCTCTACGTCGGCGACGGGATGATGATCCACGCCCCCAAGCCGGGTGCGTACGTCCGCGAGGAGTCGATCTTCTACGG includes:
- a CDS encoding ATP-dependent DNA helicase, with the protein product MSSLFDDSFLADLKPSGAHEEEPPPPPEDEVAEPLPDDLFGGRFDVPPDRDAYYRDGAHRPAVDPAALLDGLNENQRAAVVHSGSPLLIVAGAGSGKTRVLTHRIAHLLGERHVHPGQILAITFTNKAAGEMKERVEQLVGPRAHAMWVMTFHSACVRILRRESKRLGFTSSFSIYDAADSKRLMALVCRDLDLDPKRFPPKSFSAKISNLKNELIDEEDFAGQAADGFEKTLAQAYAMYQSRLREANALDFDDLIMTTVNLLRAFPDVAEHYRRRFRHVLVDEYQDTNHAQYALVRELVGPASGDRPEGLPPAEGDLGPAELCVVGDADQSIYAFRGATIRNILQFEEDYPDATTILLEQNYRSTQTILTAANAVIERNESRRPKNLWTNAGAGSNITGYVADTEHDEAQFVADEIDRLTDAGDAKAGDVAVFYRTNAQSRVFEEIFIRVGLPYKVVGGVRFYERKEVRDVLAYLRVLSNPEDSVPLRRILNVPKRGIGDRAEAMIDALSQRERISFPQALRRVDEAYGMAARSTNAVKRFNALMEDLRTIVESGAGPATVLEAVLERTGYLAELQASTDPQDETRIENLQELAAVALEFEQESGGGEDGTGAAGDAAGATDAAGATGAAGATDAAGTTDAAEGVAVAGGLSGFLERVALVADSDQIPDEDDGNGVITLMTLHTAKGLEFPVVFLTGMEDGVFPHMRALGQVKELEEERRLAYVGITRARERLYLTRSSMRSAWGQPSYNPPSRFLEEIPDTHLEWKRTGAMAPVSSGPVSGVAASLSSSRSRSAASGASGFATRRGASEKPVVSLAVGDRVTHDQFGLGTVVGVKGTGANAEATVDFGEPKPKRLLLRYAPVEKL
- a CDS encoding C40 family peptidase is translated as MASHRKWSPPGTRRTGLRTPVLATAALTSVALLSQTANAAPPAEPRPSLEEVEKKVDDLYHQAETATEKYNATREKTAKQRERVGSLLDDVARRTEKLNTAREELGSFAAAQYRTGASAPGSASLLLADTPQDYFDQTQLMNRLTTRQKAAVDDYVTEQASTSKKREEASRSLRTLTTSQDALKTSKADVQGKLAAARDLLSKLTADEKARLAAIAKKKREEADREAARLAAERAASEKKARDTAPPPGTSSGTTGTSGTTATDSSYTAKAGKAIAFARAQVGKPYVWGATGPGSYDCSGLTQAVWKAAGVTLPRTTYDQVNAGTTVPLSAIEPGDLVFFYGDISHVGLYVGDGMMIHAPKPGAYVREESIFYGGESIIHSVVRPA